The following proteins come from a genomic window of Acinetobacter baumannii:
- a CDS encoding Nif3-like dinuclear metal center hexameric protein, protein MANLHEIIQWCDQTLKAAEFKDYAPNGLQIEGSTEVKRILCAVTASEDAIDAAIAQNADLLLVHHGYFWKGEPYPITGMRGNRIKKLIQNNISLVAYHLPLDAHPSLGNNIAIAEKLNLQNLEPLDLTEKHPIGNIGYLEQTLSVEEFKAKLQNSFDFKVIHLPAEKQSIQKVGFCTGGAQDFIAKAALQSCDAYISGEVSERTFYEAKELGVHYFACGHHATERYGVQRLAQAISKQFAIESEYFELNNPI, encoded by the coding sequence ATGGCAAATTTGCATGAAATTATTCAGTGGTGCGACCAAACCTTAAAAGCAGCAGAATTTAAAGATTACGCACCAAATGGCCTGCAAATTGAAGGTTCAACTGAAGTAAAACGTATTCTTTGTGCAGTTACTGCTTCTGAAGATGCAATTGATGCAGCCATTGCTCAGAATGCCGATCTCTTACTCGTACACCACGGTTATTTTTGGAAGGGCGAACCGTACCCAATTACTGGTATGCGAGGTAACCGTATAAAAAAACTTATTCAAAATAATATCTCATTAGTCGCTTACCATCTGCCTTTAGATGCACATCCGAGTTTAGGCAATAATATCGCTATTGCAGAAAAACTAAACTTACAAAATTTAGAACCACTTGATCTAACCGAGAAACATCCAATTGGTAATATCGGTTATTTAGAGCAAACGCTTTCTGTAGAGGAATTTAAAGCAAAACTACAAAACAGTTTTGATTTTAAAGTGATCCATTTACCGGCTGAAAAACAAAGTATTCAAAAAGTAGGCTTCTGTACAGGCGGTGCTCAAGATTTTATTGCTAAAGCTGCTTTACAAAGTTGCGATGCTTATATTTCAGGCGAAGTCAGTGAACGAACTTTTTATGAAGCAAAAGAATTAGGCGTTCATTATTTTGCCTGTGGTCACCATGCAACCGAACGTTATGGGGTTCAACGTTTAGCACAAGCAATTTCAAAACAGTTTGCTATTGAAAGTGAATATTTTGAATTGAATAATCCGATTTAA
- a CDS encoding DUF2726 domain-containing protein — MFESSHLFFIILGCLSTCIFLLVCLRPYLFPKQKFFARPVITNFETQMFIRLKQSFPSYHVLAQVAFSALITSNDYKVRSQFNRKVTDFVLLDENMEVIAIIELDDPTHLEKVEEDRLRDQMLIEAGYIVRRYTNIPSVRQLQKDIY; from the coding sequence ATGTTCGAATCGAGTCATTTATTTTTTATTATTTTAGGTTGCTTAAGCACCTGTATTTTTCTTCTTGTTTGTTTACGCCCTTATTTATTTCCCAAACAAAAATTCTTTGCCCGTCCTGTTATTACTAATTTTGAAACTCAAATGTTTATACGCTTAAAACAGAGTTTCCCAAGTTATCATGTTCTAGCACAAGTGGCTTTTAGCGCATTAATAACCAGTAATGATTATAAGGTTCGTAGTCAGTTCAACCGTAAAGTCACTGATTTTGTTTTGCTTGATGAAAACATGGAAGTAATAGCCATTATTGAGCTAGATGACCCTACTCACCTTGAGAAAGTCGAAGAAGATCGTCTTCGTGATCAAATGCTCATAGAGGCAGGTTATATCGTAAGACGCTATACAAACATCCCGAGTGTACGCCAGCTACAAAAAGATATTTATTAA
- a CDS encoding putative bifunctional diguanylate cyclase/phosphodiesterase: MSGLQEEYLQHQTKIEQLRLSIQYIRWYLVSLILLCLISAIIFFCYFTSYITNFIWSIGFTILTLTCLLFVPKLLTHYRDIHFIKKTDLMLQGICLTSGILMGINIIVLHFSLPDTLISVSDVHILIALFITSAHIIGLTFLTQQPRYFYLLFIPSTVPLIIGQFTHSQINQLPFYFAYNLAFVATLLCAYATQRNYQKISQLLFKNKQLVQVAEQHTQWAEELCVQLQQEVNKSKDIEAQLQFNNHLLEQKVRERTYDLTKMNERLESHHHNLAFAHETAGIRPWDWDIEKQKLEITFFDQQKQTQNTPLHLKSILERIHPNDRKLFDERLKEHLEGKSDHFNITFRILRRNGSWRWIHDVGRVISRDPKTNKALRMVGMTRDIHQEKKDQEHLRLSAIVLEQAAEGIFILDEKLNYIEVNPYYEKLTGFSKSELLSQQLFNITINQKLQQQQFHDSITQQLLKTGEYMGQFDEKFTSGKSVYLWLHINAVKDEYNQIINYIGFARDLTDQKRQEQHLSYLKNYDSLTHLPNRFYYYNQLHQYLVNPSYSFKNLALIRINIDRFRAFNEFLNNDSGDELLKQFAQRLRLTNINAILVAYLNGDDFAIIYEISPIHPNIEQYCQNILQALNAPFYIDEQEYFITASIGVACFPEHGRQIDHLNNHAEQALSEAKRLGGNTISYYCNKTTNPYKTADLEQELRKAIQNDEFVVYYQPKINLNDKSIKGFEALIRWQHPEKGLVMPNMFIPFAERSSLISDIGKVVLDKVGKQLQEWKKAGYADVRVSVNIVAQQIHRGLLLSDLDEVLDTYHLDGSNLELEITESALLDNTDNVKKLLHSIKERNISIALDDFGTGYSSLAYLTEYPIDVLKIDRAFVSKIGDQKQEAIVNAMIAMGKSMGLKLVAEGVETEEQVIYLQKQQCDFLQGFFFSRPLHPNQILQYLQTNTHI, translated from the coding sequence ATGTCTGGCCTTCAGGAAGAATATTTACAGCATCAAACAAAAATTGAGCAGCTTCGCCTCTCAATTCAATATATCCGCTGGTATCTTGTTAGCCTAATTTTACTGTGCCTAATTTCAGCTATTATTTTCTTTTGTTACTTTACTTCTTACATTACAAACTTTATTTGGTCAATTGGCTTTACTATTTTAACGCTTACCTGTCTATTATTTGTCCCAAAGCTATTAACACATTATCGTGATATTCATTTCATTAAGAAAACCGATTTAATGCTACAAGGCATTTGTTTGACGTCTGGAATTTTAATGGGAATTAATATCATTGTTCTGCATTTTTCCCTTCCTGACACTTTAATATCTGTTTCTGATGTTCATATCCTGATAGCATTATTTATTACCTCAGCCCACATTATTGGTCTTACATTTTTAACTCAACAACCTCGATATTTTTATTTACTCTTTATTCCAAGTACAGTCCCACTCATTATTGGACAGTTTACTCATTCTCAAATCAACCAACTCCCCTTTTACTTTGCTTATAATTTAGCTTTCGTCGCAACTTTGCTTTGTGCTTATGCAACTCAGCGTAACTATCAAAAAATTTCTCAACTATTATTTAAAAATAAACAACTTGTTCAAGTAGCAGAACAGCATACTCAATGGGCTGAAGAGTTATGTGTACAGCTCCAACAAGAAGTAAATAAATCTAAAGATATTGAAGCACAGCTTCAATTTAATAATCATTTGCTCGAACAAAAGGTTCGGGAAAGGACATATGACCTCACTAAAATGAATGAGAGGCTTGAAAGCCATCATCATAATTTAGCATTTGCACATGAAACAGCAGGTATCCGACCGTGGGATTGGGATATTGAGAAACAAAAATTAGAAATAACGTTTTTTGATCAACAAAAACAAACTCAAAATACTCCTTTACACCTCAAGTCAATTTTAGAGCGCATTCATCCCAATGACCGAAAGTTATTTGATGAACGTTTAAAAGAACACTTGGAAGGAAAATCTGATCACTTCAATATTACCTTCCGTATTCTACGTCGTAATGGTTCGTGGCGTTGGATTCATGACGTAGGACGTGTCATTAGCCGTGATCCTAAAACCAATAAAGCTTTACGTATGGTCGGAATGACCAGAGATATTCATCAGGAAAAAAAAGATCAAGAACATTTGAGACTTTCTGCGATTGTGCTTGAGCAGGCAGCTGAAGGAATTTTTATTCTAGATGAAAAACTCAACTATATTGAAGTTAACCCCTATTATGAGAAATTAACTGGCTTTTCAAAATCTGAATTATTAAGTCAGCAGCTATTTAATATCACAATAAATCAGAAGCTACAGCAACAACAATTTCACGACTCCATTACTCAACAACTTCTAAAAACTGGCGAATATATGGGCCAATTTGATGAAAAGTTTACATCGGGTAAAAGTGTCTATTTATGGCTTCATATTAATGCAGTTAAAGATGAGTACAACCAGATTATTAATTATATTGGTTTTGCACGTGATTTAACCGACCAAAAGCGACAAGAGCAGCATTTATCTTATTTAAAAAACTATGATAGTTTGACTCACCTTCCTAACCGCTTTTACTATTATAATCAATTACATCAATATCTTGTTAATCCATCTTATAGTTTTAAAAATTTGGCTTTAATACGTATTAATATCGATAGATTTAGAGCATTTAATGAGTTTCTAAATAATGATAGTGGGGATGAGTTACTTAAACAATTTGCACAGCGACTACGACTGACCAATATCAATGCAATTTTAGTGGCTTACTTAAACGGCGATGATTTTGCAATTATTTATGAAATATCACCTATTCATCCCAACATTGAGCAATATTGCCAAAATATATTACAAGCTTTAAATGCGCCTTTTTATATTGATGAACAAGAATATTTCATTACAGCTTCTATTGGGGTTGCTTGTTTCCCTGAGCATGGCCGACAAATTGATCATCTCAACAATCATGCCGAACAAGCTTTGTCGGAAGCAAAACGTTTAGGTGGCAATACTATCAGCTATTATTGTAATAAAACTACAAACCCATATAAGACAGCAGACTTAGAACAAGAGTTGCGTAAAGCCATTCAAAATGATGAATTTGTGGTGTATTACCAACCAAAAATTAATTTAAATGACAAATCGATTAAAGGTTTTGAAGCACTCATTCGCTGGCAGCATCCTGAAAAAGGGTTAGTTATGCCAAATATGTTCATTCCTTTTGCTGAACGTAGTAGCCTTATTTCCGATATTGGTAAAGTCGTTTTAGATAAAGTTGGCAAACAGCTACAAGAATGGAAAAAAGCTGGCTATGCCGATGTCCGAGTTTCTGTAAATATTGTTGCTCAACAAATTCATCGAGGTCTTTTACTCAGTGATTTAGACGAAGTTTTAGACACATATCATCTTGATGGTTCAAATTTAGAACTAGAAATCACGGAATCTGCTTTATTAGATAATACTGACAATGTAAAAAAACTATTGCACTCCATTAAAGAACGTAATATTTCAATTGCACTAGATGATTTTGGCACTGGATATTCATCTCTAGCTTATTTAACAGAATACCCAATCGATGTTTTAAAAATTGACCGGGCCTTTGTTTCGAAAATCGGTGATCAAAAACAAGAAGCAATTGTGAATGCGATGATTGCGATGGGTAAAAGCATGGGATTAAAGCTAGTTGCAGAAGGTGTGGAAACCGAAGAACAAGTTATTTATCTACAAAAGCAGCAATGTGATTTTTTACAAGGCTTTTTCTTTAGCCGTCCACTTCATCCAAATCAGATTCTTCAATATCTACAAACAAATACGCATATTTGA
- a CDS encoding multifunctional CCA addition/repair protein — MQVYLVGGAVRDYLLGHPYQEKDYVVVGATPEHMLAQGFQPVGKDFPVFLHPETKEEYALARTERKSGQGYHGFQFFTDTTVSLEDDLIRRDLTINAIAMDQDGKIYDPYGGQNDLENKILRHVSEAFAEDPLRVLRVARFAARYFPYGFQIAPETLQLMQTMADSGELDALTPERVWKETSRALMENHADIYFQTLRDCGALKHLFPEIDALFGVPQRPEYHPEVDCGIHTLMSLQQACKSNYSLDVRFAVLVHDLGKALTPAEELPRHIMHEERGIKPVTQLCERLRVPTQTKQLALSVCKEHLKCHQIMSLKPGTLWRLLQRLDVLRRPERVEAFVQACECDAKGRLGLEDRPYPQAQYMREAMQIVRSIKVQDLPENIKGAEIGEMLIQYRIEALAEFKNQHQSLSHS; from the coding sequence ATGCAAGTGTATTTAGTAGGCGGTGCTGTTCGAGATTATTTACTTGGGCATCCCTATCAAGAAAAAGACTATGTTGTGGTCGGTGCAACGCCGGAACACATGCTCGCCCAAGGTTTTCAACCTGTAGGCAAAGATTTCCCTGTGTTTCTTCATCCCGAAACCAAAGAAGAATACGCACTTGCACGAACCGAACGAAAGTCTGGACAGGGATATCACGGGTTTCAATTCTTTACTGATACAACCGTTAGTTTAGAAGATGACTTAATTCGTCGAGACTTAACCATTAATGCGATTGCAATGGATCAAGATGGTAAAATATATGATCCATATGGTGGCCAAAACGACTTAGAAAATAAAATTCTGCGCCACGTTTCAGAAGCTTTTGCTGAAGACCCTTTACGGGTATTGCGAGTCGCGCGTTTTGCCGCCCGATATTTCCCATATGGTTTTCAAATTGCGCCAGAGACATTGCAACTTATGCAAACCATGGCAGATTCAGGTGAACTTGATGCACTAACACCAGAGCGCGTCTGGAAAGAAACTTCACGCGCTTTAATGGAAAATCATGCCGATATTTATTTCCAAACTTTGCGTGATTGTGGGGCTTTAAAACATCTTTTCCCTGAGATTGATGCTTTATTCGGTGTGCCTCAACGTCCCGAATATCATCCTGAAGTGGATTGCGGCATTCATACTTTAATGTCATTACAGCAAGCTTGTAAGTCGAACTACTCGCTTGATGTACGTTTCGCTGTTTTAGTGCATGATCTTGGTAAGGCCCTCACTCCAGCCGAGGAACTTCCTCGTCATATCATGCATGAAGAACGTGGAATTAAGCCAGTTACCCAATTATGTGAACGTTTAAGAGTTCCGACACAGACCAAACAATTGGCATTATCAGTGTGCAAAGAACATTTAAAATGTCATCAGATTATGTCCTTGAAACCTGGTACTTTATGGCGTCTATTGCAACGCTTAGATGTTTTACGTCGTCCAGAAAGAGTGGAAGCTTTTGTACAAGCCTGCGAGTGTGATGCAAAAGGCAGATTAGGACTAGAAGATCGTCCATATCCTCAAGCTCAATACATGCGTGAAGCCATGCAAATTGTTCGCTCCATTAAAGTTCAAGATTTACCAGAGAACATTAAGGGTGCTGAAATTGGTGAAATGCTTATTCAATATCGAATTGAAGCTTTAGCTGAATTTAAAAATCAGCATCAAAGTCTTAGTCACTCCTAA
- a CDS encoding 16S rRNA (uracil(1498)-N(3))-methyltransferase, translating into MNRFFIETELTVGSTIQLTESVFHHWVRVLRAQLQEQATLFNGQGGEYLATLTEINKKNAFVTIENFNPVNRNAPFKAILGQVMSKGDRMDYAIQKATELGVSKIQLLTSERCEMRLKYDRDQKKLDHWQAVAIAACEQCGLNLVPEVLAPISLHEWLNSSDLPASKFVLAPEKEQKDVLAGIQPELALLIGPEGGLSDNEITQANQAGFMNWCIGDRVLRTETAPVVALSILNYRFLSI; encoded by the coding sequence ATGAATCGTTTTTTTATCGAAACTGAACTTACAGTTGGCTCAACAATTCAACTAACTGAATCAGTCTTCCATCATTGGGTACGTGTTTTACGCGCACAATTACAAGAACAAGCTACACTATTTAATGGCCAAGGTGGTGAGTATCTCGCGACATTGACCGAAATTAATAAAAAAAATGCGTTTGTCACTATTGAGAATTTTAATCCTGTAAACCGTAATGCTCCATTTAAAGCCATTCTTGGTCAGGTCATGAGTAAAGGTGACCGAATGGATTATGCCATTCAGAAAGCAACTGAACTTGGTGTCAGTAAGATTCAGCTCTTGACCAGTGAACGTTGCGAAATGCGTTTGAAATATGACCGCGATCAAAAAAAATTAGATCATTGGCAAGCTGTTGCAATTGCAGCATGTGAGCAATGTGGACTCAATTTAGTTCCAGAAGTTCTAGCACCTATTTCTCTTCATGAATGGTTAAACTCATCTGACCTTCCTGCATCTAAATTTGTTTTAGCTCCTGAAAAAGAGCAAAAAGATGTATTGGCAGGGATACAACCTGAACTAGCCCTCTTAATTGGTCCTGAGGGTGGTTTAAGTGACAATGAAATTACGCAAGCCAATCAAGCTGGATTTATGAACTGGTGTATTGGGGACCGTGTATTACGTACTGAAACTGCACCTGTTGTAGCATTATCTATTTTAAATTATCGGTTTTTATCCATATAA
- a CDS encoding superoxide dismutase: MTTITLPALPYGYDDLAPHISKETLEYHHDKHHNTYVVNLNNLIKGTDLEGKTLEEIIKATAGDASKAGIFNNAAQVWNHTFYWNSMKPNGGGKPTGAIAAKIDEAFGSYEKFAEEFTAAATTQFGSGWAWLVADEVNGKLSITKTSNADTPLAHGQIAVLTIDVWEHAYYIDFRNLRPKYIATFLENLVNWDYANAKLAGQPAGVEK, from the coding sequence ATGACAACCATTACTTTACCTGCACTTCCATATGGCTATGATGATTTAGCGCCACATATCAGTAAAGAAACTTTAGAATACCATCACGATAAACACCACAATACCTATGTTGTTAACTTAAACAACTTAATCAAAGGTACTGACCTTGAAGGTAAAACTTTAGAAGAAATCATTAAAGCAACTGCTGGTGATGCATCTAAAGCTGGTATTTTCAACAATGCTGCTCAAGTTTGGAACCACACTTTCTACTGGAACAGCATGAAGCCAAACGGTGGTGGTAAGCCTACTGGCGCAATCGCTGCTAAAATTGACGAAGCTTTTGGTAGCTACGAAAAATTTGCAGAAGAATTTACTGCTGCAGCAACAACTCAATTCGGTTCAGGTTGGGCTTGGTTAGTTGCTGATGAAGTAAACGGTAAACTTTCTATTACTAAAACTTCTAATGCAGACACTCCACTTGCACATGGTCAAATTGCTGTATTAACAATTGACGTATGGGAACATGCTTACTACATCGATTTCCGTAACTTACGTCCTAAATACATCGCAACTTTCTTAGAAAACCTTGTGAACTGGGACTATGCAAATGCAAAACTTGCAGGCCAACCAGCTGGTGTAGAGAAATAA
- a CDS encoding NADP-dependent malic enzyme translates to MDDQSLKQAALNYHEYPNPGKISVTPSKQLVNQRDLALAYSPGVAAPCLEIERDPSAAAKYTARGNLVAVVSNGTAVLGLGNIGPLASKPVMEGKGVLFKKFAGVDVFDIEIAENDPDKIVDIVASLEPTFGGINLEDIKAPECFYIEKKLRERMKIPVFHDDQHGTSIIVGSALLNALQIVNKKIEEIKIVASGAGAAALSCLDLLCALGVNKENIIVADSRGLLTTSREGLDESKKRYVQDIKATQLHEVMAGADMFLGLSAAGILTKDMVKQMAENPIIFALANPDPEILPEHAHEVRPDVIMATGRSDYPNQVNNALCFPYIFRGALDVGATTINEDMKIACVHAIARMAHVEADAATYGEKSASFGRDYLIPRPLDQRLILEIAPAVAKAAMDSGVATRPIEDFSAYRQKLSEFVYNSAFLMKPIFAQAKTDPKRIAYAEGEDERVLRAVQIAVDEDLAKPILVGRTAVIEANIKKLGLRLQHGVNIEIVDQEQNPLYEEFWKDYYQTMQRKGITVEYAQREARRRSTLIAALLVKFGKADGMLCGTYSSYNIHLDFVRNVIGLKEGMNNFFTLNALMLEDRNLFIADTYVNTNPTAEQLAEMTILAAEEVRRFGITPRVALLSHSSFGSDQTDSSAQKMREVYRILSEQAPELEVEGEMHGDAALDENIRHFAFPGSRFKGSANLLIMPNLDAANISFNLLKATSGNNVTIGPILLGAAKPVHILTPTATTRRLINMTALTVAEIQQQEK, encoded by the coding sequence ATGGACGATCAATCTTTAAAACAGGCCGCTTTAAATTACCACGAATATCCAAATCCAGGGAAAATCAGCGTCACGCCAAGTAAGCAACTTGTCAACCAACGAGATTTGGCTCTAGCTTATTCACCAGGGGTTGCTGCTCCATGTTTAGAGATTGAACGTGATCCTTCAGCTGCTGCAAAATATACAGCGCGTGGTAACTTGGTTGCTGTTGTCAGTAACGGTACTGCGGTTCTTGGTTTAGGTAATATTGGTCCATTAGCTTCTAAACCGGTAATGGAAGGTAAAGGCGTTCTGTTCAAAAAGTTCGCTGGTGTCGATGTATTTGATATTGAAATTGCTGAAAACGATCCAGATAAAATCGTTGATATTGTTGCTTCATTAGAACCAACTTTCGGCGGTATTAACCTTGAAGATATCAAAGCGCCTGAATGTTTCTACATTGAAAAGAAACTTCGTGAACGCATGAAAATTCCTGTGTTCCATGATGACCAACACGGAACAAGTATTATTGTAGGTTCAGCATTATTAAATGCTCTACAAATCGTTAATAAGAAAATTGAAGAAATCAAAATCGTTGCTTCAGGTGCAGGTGCTGCTGCCCTTTCTTGTTTAGATTTACTTTGTGCTTTAGGCGTAAATAAAGAAAACATCATTGTTGCCGATTCTCGTGGTCTTCTTACAACTTCACGTGAAGGCTTGGATGAATCGAAAAAACGTTATGTACAAGACATTAAAGCGACTCAATTACATGAAGTAATGGCTGGCGCGGATATGTTCTTAGGTCTTTCAGCTGCTGGTATTCTCACCAAAGATATGGTGAAACAAATGGCTGAAAATCCGATTATTTTTGCATTAGCAAACCCAGATCCAGAAATTCTGCCTGAACATGCACATGAAGTACGTCCAGATGTAATCATGGCAACTGGTCGTTCGGACTACCCGAACCAAGTAAACAATGCTTTATGTTTCCCTTATATCTTCCGTGGTGCACTTGATGTAGGTGCTACAACAATTAACGAAGATATGAAAATTGCATGTGTACACGCAATTGCACGTATGGCTCACGTAGAAGCTGACGCAGCTACTTATGGTGAAAAATCTGCTTCATTTGGCCGTGACTACTTAATTCCACGCCCACTTGATCAACGTTTGATTTTAGAAATTGCGCCTGCTGTTGCTAAAGCAGCAATGGATTCAGGTGTTGCAACTCGTCCTATTGAAGATTTCTCTGCATATCGTCAAAAACTTTCTGAGTTTGTTTATAACTCAGCATTCTTGATGAAACCAATTTTTGCTCAAGCAAAAACAGATCCTAAACGTATTGCATACGCTGAAGGTGAAGATGAGCGCGTATTACGTGCTGTTCAAATTGCAGTTGATGAAGATTTAGCTAAACCAATCTTAGTTGGTCGTACAGCAGTCATTGAAGCAAACATCAAAAAATTAGGCTTACGTTTACAACACGGCGTAAATATCGAGATTGTAGATCAAGAACAAAATCCGTTATACGAAGAGTTTTGGAAAGACTACTATCAAACTATGCAACGCAAAGGCATCACTGTTGAATATGCTCAACGTGAAGCTCGCCGTCGTTCAACACTCATTGCTGCACTTCTAGTTAAGTTTGGCAAAGCAGATGGTATGTTATGTGGTACTTACAGTAGCTATAACATTCACCTTGACTTCGTACGCAATGTAATTGGTCTTAAAGAAGGCATGAACAACTTCTTCACGCTTAATGCATTAATGCTTGAAGATCGCAACTTGTTTATTGCTGATACTTATGTAAACACTAATCCGACTGCTGAACAACTTGCTGAAATGACTATTTTGGCGGCTGAAGAAGTACGTCGCTTTGGTATTACACCACGCGTAGCGCTACTTTCTCATTCAAGCTTCGGTAGTGACCAGACAGACTCAAGCGCTCAAAAAATGCGTGAAGTTTATCGTATTTTATCTGAGCAAGCTCCTGAGCTTGAAGTTGAAGGTGAAATGCATGGTGATGCAGCATTAGACGAAAATATTCGTCATTTTGCATTCCCTGGTTCTCGTTTCAAAGGTTCAGCGAACTTGCTGATTATGCCGAACTTAGATGCAGCAAATATTTCGTTCAACTTGTTAAAAGCAACTTCTGGTAACAACGTAACAATTGGTCCAATTTTACTAGGTGCTGCTAAACCAGTTCATATTTTGACTCCGACAGCGACGACTCGCCGTCTTATCAATATGACTGCTTTAACTGTTGCTGAAATTCAACAGCAAGAAAAGTAA
- a CDS encoding S1C family serine protease, producing the protein MRRTFTWLPWVLLIIVIASFIAWQKYHQPKPTVAVDGVQMPAEKVEPLVDTSRTGGVVSYSAAVKVAAPAVVNIFTTQKVKQNHPLLSDPVFREFFGNQVPEQQQQNENSLGSGVIVRADGYILTNNHVIAQADQIVVALHDGRRAEATIVGTDPDTDLAVIKIDLDKLPVLPFKLSGNEVGDVVLAIGNPFGVGQTVTQGIISATGRSDLGINTYEDFIQTDAAINPGNSGGALIDVAGNLIGVNTAIFSQSGGSLGIGFAIPAKVCQQVLNSILKDGRVVRGWLGISLLPPTQDDVLAPKQQVGVVVADVLKNGPADAAGIKVGDKIVQVNNEPITSASHLINYVALQEPNSEINVLVEREGKQQNYVVTVGERKAQNTQSQYIPLPRR; encoded by the coding sequence GTGCGCCGCACCTTTACATGGTTACCTTGGGTGTTACTTATTATTGTAATTGCCAGTTTTATTGCATGGCAAAAATACCATCAGCCGAAACCAACTGTTGCAGTTGATGGGGTGCAAATGCCAGCTGAGAAAGTTGAGCCACTGGTTGATACTTCTCGAACGGGCGGGGTGGTGTCTTATAGTGCTGCGGTAAAAGTTGCAGCACCAGCAGTAGTTAATATTTTTACGACCCAGAAAGTTAAACAAAATCATCCTTTATTAAGTGATCCGGTATTCCGTGAATTTTTTGGAAATCAGGTTCCTGAGCAACAACAGCAAAATGAAAATAGTTTAGGTTCAGGGGTTATTGTTCGCGCCGATGGTTACATTCTCACCAATAATCATGTGATTGCTCAAGCTGACCAGATTGTGGTGGCATTACATGATGGACGCCGAGCAGAAGCTACAATTGTTGGCACCGACCCTGATACAGATTTGGCGGTTATTAAAATCGATTTAGATAAATTACCAGTATTGCCTTTTAAGCTCAGTGGTAATGAAGTTGGTGATGTTGTTTTAGCGATTGGTAACCCATTTGGCGTAGGGCAAACTGTAACTCAAGGGATTATTTCAGCAACCGGTCGCTCTGATTTAGGTATTAATACCTATGAAGACTTTATTCAAACTGATGCTGCAATTAACCCAGGTAACTCAGGTGGCGCATTAATCGATGTGGCTGGTAACTTGATTGGTGTGAATACGGCGATTTTCTCACAATCGGGTGGCTCTTTAGGAATTGGCTTCGCGATTCCGGCAAAGGTTTGTCAGCAAGTATTAAACTCGATTTTAAAAGATGGTCGTGTTGTTCGTGGTTGGTTGGGTATTAGTTTACTTCCACCTACACAAGACGATGTATTGGCACCTAAACAGCAAGTGGGTGTAGTTGTTGCTGATGTCTTAAAAAATGGTCCGGCAGATGCTGCGGGGATTAAAGTTGGCGATAAAATTGTTCAGGTGAATAATGAGCCGATCACTTCAGCTTCTCATTTAATTAATTATGTCGCTTTGCAAGAACCAAATAGCGAAATTAATGTTCTGGTTGAAAGAGAAGGTAAACAACAAAACTATGTTGTGACGGTAGGTGAGCGAAAAGCACAGAATACACAATCTCAGTATATTCCGCTTCCAAGACGTTAA